A genomic window from Zalophus californianus isolate mZalCal1 chromosome 13, mZalCal1.pri.v2, whole genome shotgun sequence includes:
- the LOC113934174 gene encoding olfactory receptor 1J4-like, with translation MGKPSRVNQTAVSDFLLLGLSEKPEEQPLLFGVFLGMYLVTMTGKLLIILAISSDPHLHTPMYFFLANLALTDACCTSASIPKMLANIHTQSRTISYSGCLAQLYFLLMFGGLDNCLLAVVAYDRYVAICQPLHYSTAMSPQFCVLTLVMRWMLTNCPALMHTLQLLTNLENRSSVSEFLLLGLPIQQEQQGVFFALFLGMYLTTVLGNLLITLLIRLDSRLHTPMYFFLSHLTFSDVSLSSVTVPKTLMNMQTQQQSIPYVGCISQVYFFMFFGCLDNLLLTVMAYDRYLAVCRPLHYTTIMKEGLCIILVAGSWFFSCVQTLLHTLLVGQVSFCAGTIIPHFFCDLAVALKSSCSDTSLNELLILTEGGLIFILPLSGILGSYIRMAGIILKVPSFKRISKVLSTCGSHLFVVFLYYGTIAGAYFFPSSGNSKNKNIIASVMYMVVTPRLNRFIYSLRNKDMKHALQKIFRTKDSPLV, from the exons ATGGGAAAACCAAGCAGAGTGAACCAAACTGCTGTTTCAGACTTCCTCCTTCTTGGACTCTCTGAGAAGCCAGAGGAGCAACCCCTCCTATTTGGCGTCTTCCTGGGCATGTACCTGGTCACCATGACAGGGAAGCTGCTCATCATCCTGGCCATCAGCTCTGACCCACACCTTCATActcccatgtacttcttcctggcCAACCT GGCATTAACTGATGCCTGTTGCACCTCTGCTTCAATCCCTAAAATGCTGGCCAACATTCATACCCAGAGTCGGACCATCTCCTATTCTGGGTGCCTTGCACAGCTGTATTTCCTCCTTATGTTTGGTGGCCTTGACAACTGCCTGCTGGCTGTGGTGGCATACgaccgctatgtggccatctgccaGCCACTCCATTACAGCACGGCTATGAGTCCCCAATTCTGTGTACTAACGCTGGTCATGCGCTGGATGCTAACCAACTGCCCTGCACTGATGCACACACTGCAGCTTCT CACAAATCTGGAGAACCGGAGCAGCGTGTCTGAGTTCCTCCTCCTGGGGCTCCCAATCCAGCAAGAGCAGCAGGGAGTGTTCTTCGCCCTGTTCTTGGGCATGTACCTGACCACGGTGCTGGGGAACCTGCTCATCACCCTGCTCATCAGGCTGGATTCCcgcctccacacccccatgtacttcttcctcagcCACTTGACCTTCTCGGACGTTTCCCTTTCATCTGTCACAGTTCCAAAGACACTGATGAACATGCAGACTCAGCAACAATCCATCCCCTACGTGGGGTGCATTTCACAGgtgtatttctttatgttttttggtTGCCTTGACAATCTTCTTCTCACAGTGATGGCCTATGACAGGTATTTGGCTGTCTGTCGCCCTCTCCATTACACCACCATCATGAAGGAGGGGCTTTGTATTATCCTAGTGGCTGGATCCTGGTTTTTCTCTTGTGTCCAAACTCTGTTGCACACCCTCCTCGTGGGCCAGGTGTCCTTCTGTGCAGGGACTATCATCCCCCACTTCTTTTGTGATCTTGCTGTTGCGCTCAAGTCCTCCTGCTCAGACACCTCGCTCAATGAGCTGCTTATTCTCACTGAAGGAGGATTGATCTTCATCCTGCCATTGAGTGGTATCTTGGGCTCATATATCCGCATGGCAGGCATCATTCTGAAGGTCCCCTCCTTCAAAAGAATCTCCAAAGTCTTGTCTACATGTGGCTCCCACCTCTTTGTGGTGTTTTTATACTATGGGACAATTGCCGGTGCTTACTTTTTCCCTTCATCAGGCAACtccaaaaataagaatataattgCTTCTGTGATGTACATGGTGGTCACCCCTAGGCTGAATCGCTTCATCTACAGCCTGAGGAATAAGGATATGAAACATGCTCTTCAGAAAATTTTTAGAACCAAGGACTCCCCCTTGGTGTGA